In Palaemon carinicauda isolate YSFRI2023 chromosome 28, ASM3689809v2, whole genome shotgun sequence, a single genomic region encodes these proteins:
- the Mlc1 gene encoding myosin light chain 1 isoform X2, giving the protein MAADLSARDVERVKFAFSIYDFEGNGTMDAFYIGDCLRALNLNPTVATIEKLGGTEKRKEKMIKLDDFMPLFAQVKKDKDAGGYEDFIEVLKLYDKSENGTMMYAELEHILLSLGERLEKSELEPILKECCPPEDEEGCIPYEQFVTALTKGIN; this is encoded by the exons GGGTAAAATTCGCCTTCTCCATCTATGACTTCGAGGGCAATGGCACCATGGATGCCTTCTACATTGGTGACTGCCTTCGCGCCCTCAACCTGAACCCCACCGTTGCCACCATCGAGAAGCTCGGAGGCACtgagaagaggaaggaaaagatgaTCAAGCTCGACGACTTCATGCCCCTGTTCGCCCAGGTCAAGAAGGACAAGGATGCTGGTGGCTACGAAGATTTCATTGAAGTCCTGAAGCTCTACGACAAGTCTGAGAACGGCACCATGATGTATGCTGAGTTGGAACACATCCTCCTGTCTCTTG GTGAGCGTCTTGAGAAATCCGAATTGGAACCCATCCTTAAGGAGTGCTGCCCCCCAGAAGACGAGGAGGGTTGCATCCCATACGAGC AGTTCGTAACGGCACTCACCAAGGGCATTAACTAA
- the Mlc1 gene encoding myosin light chain 1 isoform X3: MAADLSARDVERVKFAFSIYDFEGNGTMDAFYIGDCLRALNLNPTVATIEKLGGTEKRKEKMIKLDDFMPLFAQVKKDKDAGGYEDFIEVLKLYDKSENGTMMYAELEHILLSLGERLEKSELEPILKECCPPEDEEGCIPYEPFVKKLTTLL, translated from the exons GGGTAAAATTCGCCTTCTCCATCTATGACTTCGAGGGCAATGGCACCATGGATGCCTTCTACATTGGTGACTGCCTTCGCGCCCTCAACCTGAACCCCACCGTTGCCACCATCGAGAAGCTCGGAGGCACtgagaagaggaaggaaaagatgaTCAAGCTCGACGACTTCATGCCCCTGTTCGCCCAGGTCAAGAAGGACAAGGATGCTGGTGGCTACGAAGATTTCATTGAAGTCCTGAAGCTCTACGACAAGTCTGAGAACGGCACCATGATGTATGCTGAGTTGGAACACATCCTCCTGTCTCTTG GTGAGCGTCTTGAGAAATCCGAATTGGAACCCATCCTTAAGGAGTGCTGCCCCCCAGAAGACGAGGAGGGTTGCATCCCATACGAGC CTTTCGTCAAGAAGTTGACGACGCTCTTGTAA
- the Mlc1 gene encoding myosin light chain 1 isoform X1 produces MAADLSARDVERVKFAFSIYDFEGNGTMDAFYIGDCLRALNLNPTVATIEKLGGTEKRKEKMIKLDDFMPLFAQVKKDKDAGGYEDFIEVLKLYDKSENGTMMYAELEHILLSLGERLEKSELEPILKECCPPEDEEGCIPYEPFVKKLLSFKV; encoded by the exons GGGTAAAATTCGCCTTCTCCATCTATGACTTCGAGGGCAATGGCACCATGGATGCCTTCTACATTGGTGACTGCCTTCGCGCCCTCAACCTGAACCCCACCGTTGCCACCATCGAGAAGCTCGGAGGCACtgagaagaggaaggaaaagatgaTCAAGCTCGACGACTTCATGCCCCTGTTCGCCCAGGTCAAGAAGGACAAGGATGCTGGTGGCTACGAAGATTTCATTGAAGTCCTGAAGCTCTACGACAAGTCTGAGAACGGCACCATGATGTATGCTGAGTTGGAACACATCCTCCTGTCTCTTG GTGAGCGTCTTGAGAAATCCGAATTGGAACCCATCCTTAAGGAGTGCTGCCCCCCAGAAGACGAGGAGGGTTGCATCCCATACGAGC CATTCGTTAAGAAACTTTTGAGCTTCAAGGTCTAG